Proteins from a single region of Thunnus albacares chromosome 14, fThuAlb1.1, whole genome shotgun sequence:
- the mcph1 gene encoding microcephalin isoform X2 produces the protein MTTSNDGSVLKDVVAYVDVWSSDKTANYSKAFIQQLQEMGAQVSKTFNKQVTHVIFNNGHLATWRKAKKSHVKLVSVLWVGRCYDDGAHVDEELYPALNDESNPVLKNKKHRCMLPKDSPEKTPENDRRMRKKLDKMMKDLAPKQPLVTDVSPIIIDEENGIVYSPALKRSDYMAQRLKDMKEKRQNLSPTASQMVESSSPPGLKPSLGSTPTVFKRFYDQSDDDSSASVAELGYSPDKEEGRTQLHVNDHDRLEQPLGKDFEKPWLSPCHDVSKQRSISPLKCPDFEDKEETKQKKSMRTSIRNKLIGKHKSVGLLESPHQEGRSDEGKNLCKEKRRSQIKSSSPAVKKTEQSPSKSEKGKRKIKAVKSVTETKTPNCPDTVNSSGCLSSSTVLADAAAKLSKETVSLLQKVEQKTTKRARPSLSALVRSFTLPSESQSVASGSADGADDVFEDYFSPANHHKKSQRPLLPSLPVERDIQVPFELGSVPKKRKQRRSESTGSETMSMKKRKLEESQSVKTGNQQSDANTEPKSHPQQDDKESLVKGRRQSSLPFTSTSSTTTEPQKRRKASSVQSTKITEDNTALKLQKTSDVDDLSHTLESRGNERTDAAGLAEIPSEAEENHNKQVSLRLQKMVNKTKMRTLVMTSMPTEKQNTVMQVVKTLGGFSIVDRVCESTTHVVSGGPRRTLNILLGIARGCWILSFEWILWCLEQRQWIPEEPYELSDQFPAAQGKVTVVNRGQVCGAGRALTQEDVLSHNAGMCLHHGHSAKTSLASLLTSSNSKVFNKQTDLGPSVTVC, from the exons ATGACCACAAGCAATGACGGTTCAGTTCTTAAAG ATGTCGTTGCCTATGTTGATGTGTGGTCATCTGACAAAACAGCAAACTATTCAAAAGCATTCATTCAGCAGCTACAAGAAATGGGAGCTCAG GTatcaaaaacattcaataaacaaGTCACACATGTCATCTTTAACAATGGTCATCTGGCTACATGGaggaaagcaaagaaaagtcACGTGAAGCTCGTCTCTGTTCTTTGGGTAGGCAG ATGTTATGATGACGGAGCACATGTGGATGAGGAGTTGTATCCAGCGTTGAATGATGAAAGCAATCCTGTGTTGAAGAACAAGAAA CATCGTTGCATGCTGCCAAAAGATTCTCCAGAGAAGACTCCTGAAAATGACAGGCGCATGAGGAAAAAGCTAGATAAGATGATGAAAGACCTAGCTCCAAAGCAACCTCTGG tcaCAGATGTGTCACCCATCATTATTGATGAAGAGAACGGAATAGTCTATAGCCCCGCTTTGAAAAGGTCGGATTATATGGCACAGAGGTTGaaagacatgaaagaaaaacGGCAAAACCTCTCACCCACAG CCTCACAAATGGTTGAATCCTCCTCACCCCCTGGGCTGAAGCCTTCTCTTGGTAGCACACCAACTGTCTTCAAACGATTCT ATGACCAGTCAGATGATGATTCCAGTGCTTCTGTTGCTGAACTTGGTTACTCACCTGACAAGGAAGAAGGGAGAACACAACTGCATGTTAATGACCATGACCGTCTTGAACAACCCCTCGGAAAAGACTTTGAAAAGCCCTGGCTGTCACCCTGCCACGATGTGTCAAAACAGAGATCTATAAGTCCTTTGAAATGTCCGGACTTTGAGGACAAAGAAGAGACTAAACAGAAAAAGTCAATGAGGACATCAATCAGAAACAAGCTAATAGGGAAACACAAATCTGTAGGTTTATTAGAAAGTCCTCACCAGGAGGGGAGATCTGACGAGGGCAAGAACTTATGCAAAGAAAAGAGGCGATCACAGATCAAATCTTCTAGCCCTGCTgttaaaaaaactgaacagtCGCCTAGCAAATCTGAAAAGGGAAAGCGAAAAATTAAAGCAGTAAAATCTGTTACAGAGACTAAGACCCCTAATTGTCCCGATACTGTGAACTCTTCTGGTTGCCTCTCGTCATCAACTGTGTTagctgatgctgctgctaaACTGTCAAAAGAAACTGTTTCACTGTTACAGAAAGTGGAACAGAAAACTACCAAACGAGCCAGACCATCACTTTCTGCCCTGGTACGATCTTTCACTTTGCCCAGTGAGTCTCAAAGTGTTGCCTCAGGTTCCGCTGATggagctgatgatgtgtttgaGGACTATTTCTCCCCAGCTAACCACCACAAGAAATCACAAAGACCTCTTTTGCCTAGTCTGCCTGTGGAGAGAGACATTCAGGTTCCTTTTGAGTTGGGCTCTGtcccaaagaaaagaaaacaaagaagaagtgAAAGCACTGGATCAGAAACCATGAgtatgaagaagaggaagctggAGGAAAGTCAAAGTGTCAAAACCGGCAATCAGCAGTCCGATGCAAACACTGAGCCTAAAAGTCATCCCCAACAGGATGATAAAGAATCTCTGGTCAAAGGCAGAAGACAAAGCTCGTTACCCTTTACAAGCACCAGTTCAACAACCACTGAGCCACAAAAACGGAGAAAAGCATCTTCCGTGCAATCAACAAAGATAACAGAGGATAACACAGCACTGAAGCTGCAGAAAACCTCTGATGTCGATGACCTTTCTCACACTTTGGAAA GTAGAGGAAATGAACGTACAGATGCAGCTGGTTTAGCAGAGATCCCCTCTGAAGCCGAGGAGAATCACAATAAACAAGTCAGCTTGCGTCTTCAGAAAATGGTCAACAAGACAAAG ATGAGAACATTAGTTATGACAAGCATGCCCACTGA GAAGCAGAACACGGTGATGCAGGTGGTGAAAACACTGGGTGGGTTCTCGATCGTTGACCGAGTTTGTGAGAGCACAACTCACGTGGTGTCTGGGGGTCCCAGGCGGACTCTCAATATTCTTTTGGGCATAGCTCGTGGCTGTTGGATCCTCTCTTTTGAATGG ATTCTCTGGTGTTTGGAGCAAAGGCAGTGGATTCCAGAGGAGCCATATGAACTCTCAGACCAGTTTCCTGCAGCACAG
- the mcph1 gene encoding microcephalin isoform X3: MTTSNDGSVLKDVVAYVDVWSSDKTANYSKAFIQQLQEMGAQVSKTFNKQVTHVIFNNGHLATWRKAKKSHVKLVSVLWVGRCYDDGAHVDEELYPALNDESNPVLKNKKHRCMLPKDSPEKTPENDRRMRKKLDKMMKDLAPKQPLVTDVSPIIIDEENGIVYSPALKRSDYMAQRLKDMKEKRQNLSPTASQMVESSSPPGLKPSLGSTPTVFKRFYDQSDDDSSASVAELGYSPDKEEGRTQLHVNDHDRLEQPLGKDFEKPWLSPCHDVSKQRSISPLKCPDFEDKEETKQKKSMRTSIRNKLIGKHKSVGLLESPHQEGRSDEGKNLCKEKRRSQIKSSSPAVKKTEQSPSKSEKGKRKIKAVKSVTETKTPNCPDTVNSSGCLSSSTVLADAAAKLSKETVSLLQKVEQKTTKRARPSLSALVRSFTLPSESQSVASGSADGADDVFEDYFSPANHHKKSQRPLLPSLPVERDIQVPFELGSVPKKRKQRRSESTGSETMSMKKRKLEESQSVKTGNQQSDANTEPKSHPQQDDKESLVKGRRQSSLPFTSTSSTTTEPQKRRKASSVQSTKITEDNTALKLQKTSDVDDLSHTLESRGNERTDAAGLAEIPSEAEENHNKQVSLRLQKMVNKTKMRTLVMTSMPTEKQNTVMQVVKTLGGFSIVDRVCESTTHVVSGGPRRTLNILLGIARGCWILSFEWILWCLEQRQWIPEEPYELSDQFPAAQEFPWSMLLTHLELCR; encoded by the exons ATGACCACAAGCAATGACGGTTCAGTTCTTAAAG ATGTCGTTGCCTATGTTGATGTGTGGTCATCTGACAAAACAGCAAACTATTCAAAAGCATTCATTCAGCAGCTACAAGAAATGGGAGCTCAG GTatcaaaaacattcaataaacaaGTCACACATGTCATCTTTAACAATGGTCATCTGGCTACATGGaggaaagcaaagaaaagtcACGTGAAGCTCGTCTCTGTTCTTTGGGTAGGCAG ATGTTATGATGACGGAGCACATGTGGATGAGGAGTTGTATCCAGCGTTGAATGATGAAAGCAATCCTGTGTTGAAGAACAAGAAA CATCGTTGCATGCTGCCAAAAGATTCTCCAGAGAAGACTCCTGAAAATGACAGGCGCATGAGGAAAAAGCTAGATAAGATGATGAAAGACCTAGCTCCAAAGCAACCTCTGG tcaCAGATGTGTCACCCATCATTATTGATGAAGAGAACGGAATAGTCTATAGCCCCGCTTTGAAAAGGTCGGATTATATGGCACAGAGGTTGaaagacatgaaagaaaaacGGCAAAACCTCTCACCCACAG CCTCACAAATGGTTGAATCCTCCTCACCCCCTGGGCTGAAGCCTTCTCTTGGTAGCACACCAACTGTCTTCAAACGATTCT ATGACCAGTCAGATGATGATTCCAGTGCTTCTGTTGCTGAACTTGGTTACTCACCTGACAAGGAAGAAGGGAGAACACAACTGCATGTTAATGACCATGACCGTCTTGAACAACCCCTCGGAAAAGACTTTGAAAAGCCCTGGCTGTCACCCTGCCACGATGTGTCAAAACAGAGATCTATAAGTCCTTTGAAATGTCCGGACTTTGAGGACAAAGAAGAGACTAAACAGAAAAAGTCAATGAGGACATCAATCAGAAACAAGCTAATAGGGAAACACAAATCTGTAGGTTTATTAGAAAGTCCTCACCAGGAGGGGAGATCTGACGAGGGCAAGAACTTATGCAAAGAAAAGAGGCGATCACAGATCAAATCTTCTAGCCCTGCTgttaaaaaaactgaacagtCGCCTAGCAAATCTGAAAAGGGAAAGCGAAAAATTAAAGCAGTAAAATCTGTTACAGAGACTAAGACCCCTAATTGTCCCGATACTGTGAACTCTTCTGGTTGCCTCTCGTCATCAACTGTGTTagctgatgctgctgctaaACTGTCAAAAGAAACTGTTTCACTGTTACAGAAAGTGGAACAGAAAACTACCAAACGAGCCAGACCATCACTTTCTGCCCTGGTACGATCTTTCACTTTGCCCAGTGAGTCTCAAAGTGTTGCCTCAGGTTCCGCTGATggagctgatgatgtgtttgaGGACTATTTCTCCCCAGCTAACCACCACAAGAAATCACAAAGACCTCTTTTGCCTAGTCTGCCTGTGGAGAGAGACATTCAGGTTCCTTTTGAGTTGGGCTCTGtcccaaagaaaagaaaacaaagaagaagtgAAAGCACTGGATCAGAAACCATGAgtatgaagaagaggaagctggAGGAAAGTCAAAGTGTCAAAACCGGCAATCAGCAGTCCGATGCAAACACTGAGCCTAAAAGTCATCCCCAACAGGATGATAAAGAATCTCTGGTCAAAGGCAGAAGACAAAGCTCGTTACCCTTTACAAGCACCAGTTCAACAACCACTGAGCCACAAAAACGGAGAAAAGCATCTTCCGTGCAATCAACAAAGATAACAGAGGATAACACAGCACTGAAGCTGCAGAAAACCTCTGATGTCGATGACCTTTCTCACACTTTGGAAA GTAGAGGAAATGAACGTACAGATGCAGCTGGTTTAGCAGAGATCCCCTCTGAAGCCGAGGAGAATCACAATAAACAAGTCAGCTTGCGTCTTCAGAAAATGGTCAACAAGACAAAG ATGAGAACATTAGTTATGACAAGCATGCCCACTGA GAAGCAGAACACGGTGATGCAGGTGGTGAAAACACTGGGTGGGTTCTCGATCGTTGACCGAGTTTGTGAGAGCACAACTCACGTGGTGTCTGGGGGTCCCAGGCGGACTCTCAATATTCTTTTGGGCATAGCTCGTGGCTGTTGGATCCTCTCTTTTGAATGG ATTCTCTGGTGTTTGGAGCAAAGGCAGTGGATTCCAGAGGAGCCATATGAACTCTCAGACCAGTTTCCTGCAGCACAG
- the mcph1 gene encoding microcephalin isoform X4 yields MTTSNDGSVLKDVVAYVDVWSSDKTANYSKAFIQQLQEMGAQVSKTFNKQVTHVIFNNGHLATWRKAKKSHVKLVSVLWVGRCYDDGAHVDEELYPALNDESNPVLKNKKHRCMLPKDSPEKTPENDRRMRKKLDKMMKDLAPKQPLVTDVSPIIIDEENGIVYSPALKRSDYMAQRLKDMKEKRQNLSPTASQMVESSSPPGLKPSLGSTPTVFKRFYDQSDDDSSASVAELGYSPDKEEGRTQLHVNDHDRLEQPLGKDFEKPWLSPCHDVSKQRSISPLKCPDFEDKEETKQKKSMRTSIRNKLIGKHKSVGLLESPHQEGRSDEGKNLCKEKRRSQIKSSSPAVKKTEQSPSKSEKGKRKIKAVKSVTETKTPNCPDTVNSSGCLSSSTVLADAAAKLSKETVSLLQKVEQKTTKRARPSLSALVRSFTLPSESQSVASGSADGADDVFEDYFSPANHHKKSQRPLLPSLPVERDIQVPFELGSVPKKRKQRRSESTGSETMSMKKRKLEESQSVKTGNQQSDANTEPKSHPQQDDKESLVKGRRQSSLPFTSTSSTTTEPQKRRKASSVQSTKITEDNTALKLQKTSDVDDLSHTLESRGNERTDAAGLAEIPSEAEENHNKQVSLRLQKMVNKTKMRTLVMTSMPTEKQNTVMQVVKTLGGFSIVDRVCESTTHVVSGGPRRTLNILLGIARGCWILSFEWILWCLEQRQWIPEEPYELSDQFPAAQYCQI; encoded by the exons ATGACCACAAGCAATGACGGTTCAGTTCTTAAAG ATGTCGTTGCCTATGTTGATGTGTGGTCATCTGACAAAACAGCAAACTATTCAAAAGCATTCATTCAGCAGCTACAAGAAATGGGAGCTCAG GTatcaaaaacattcaataaacaaGTCACACATGTCATCTTTAACAATGGTCATCTGGCTACATGGaggaaagcaaagaaaagtcACGTGAAGCTCGTCTCTGTTCTTTGGGTAGGCAG ATGTTATGATGACGGAGCACATGTGGATGAGGAGTTGTATCCAGCGTTGAATGATGAAAGCAATCCTGTGTTGAAGAACAAGAAA CATCGTTGCATGCTGCCAAAAGATTCTCCAGAGAAGACTCCTGAAAATGACAGGCGCATGAGGAAAAAGCTAGATAAGATGATGAAAGACCTAGCTCCAAAGCAACCTCTGG tcaCAGATGTGTCACCCATCATTATTGATGAAGAGAACGGAATAGTCTATAGCCCCGCTTTGAAAAGGTCGGATTATATGGCACAGAGGTTGaaagacatgaaagaaaaacGGCAAAACCTCTCACCCACAG CCTCACAAATGGTTGAATCCTCCTCACCCCCTGGGCTGAAGCCTTCTCTTGGTAGCACACCAACTGTCTTCAAACGATTCT ATGACCAGTCAGATGATGATTCCAGTGCTTCTGTTGCTGAACTTGGTTACTCACCTGACAAGGAAGAAGGGAGAACACAACTGCATGTTAATGACCATGACCGTCTTGAACAACCCCTCGGAAAAGACTTTGAAAAGCCCTGGCTGTCACCCTGCCACGATGTGTCAAAACAGAGATCTATAAGTCCTTTGAAATGTCCGGACTTTGAGGACAAAGAAGAGACTAAACAGAAAAAGTCAATGAGGACATCAATCAGAAACAAGCTAATAGGGAAACACAAATCTGTAGGTTTATTAGAAAGTCCTCACCAGGAGGGGAGATCTGACGAGGGCAAGAACTTATGCAAAGAAAAGAGGCGATCACAGATCAAATCTTCTAGCCCTGCTgttaaaaaaactgaacagtCGCCTAGCAAATCTGAAAAGGGAAAGCGAAAAATTAAAGCAGTAAAATCTGTTACAGAGACTAAGACCCCTAATTGTCCCGATACTGTGAACTCTTCTGGTTGCCTCTCGTCATCAACTGTGTTagctgatgctgctgctaaACTGTCAAAAGAAACTGTTTCACTGTTACAGAAAGTGGAACAGAAAACTACCAAACGAGCCAGACCATCACTTTCTGCCCTGGTACGATCTTTCACTTTGCCCAGTGAGTCTCAAAGTGTTGCCTCAGGTTCCGCTGATggagctgatgatgtgtttgaGGACTATTTCTCCCCAGCTAACCACCACAAGAAATCACAAAGACCTCTTTTGCCTAGTCTGCCTGTGGAGAGAGACATTCAGGTTCCTTTTGAGTTGGGCTCTGtcccaaagaaaagaaaacaaagaagaagtgAAAGCACTGGATCAGAAACCATGAgtatgaagaagaggaagctggAGGAAAGTCAAAGTGTCAAAACCGGCAATCAGCAGTCCGATGCAAACACTGAGCCTAAAAGTCATCCCCAACAGGATGATAAAGAATCTCTGGTCAAAGGCAGAAGACAAAGCTCGTTACCCTTTACAAGCACCAGTTCAACAACCACTGAGCCACAAAAACGGAGAAAAGCATCTTCCGTGCAATCAACAAAGATAACAGAGGATAACACAGCACTGAAGCTGCAGAAAACCTCTGATGTCGATGACCTTTCTCACACTTTGGAAA GTAGAGGAAATGAACGTACAGATGCAGCTGGTTTAGCAGAGATCCCCTCTGAAGCCGAGGAGAATCACAATAAACAAGTCAGCTTGCGTCTTCAGAAAATGGTCAACAAGACAAAG ATGAGAACATTAGTTATGACAAGCATGCCCACTGA GAAGCAGAACACGGTGATGCAGGTGGTGAAAACACTGGGTGGGTTCTCGATCGTTGACCGAGTTTGTGAGAGCACAACTCACGTGGTGTCTGGGGGTCCCAGGCGGACTCTCAATATTCTTTTGGGCATAGCTCGTGGCTGTTGGATCCTCTCTTTTGAATGG ATTCTCTGGTGTTTGGAGCAAAGGCAGTGGATTCCAGAGGAGCCATATGAACTCTCAGACCAGTTTCCTGCAGCACAG
- the si:ch73-288o11.4 gene encoding beta-microseminoprotein, whose amino-acid sequence MMASLRVFVCLLGLVVLCDSYCFFQGLEIKDLNNPPKGCVDMEGKMRNFGSEWVKDCNECSCTEEGMSCCSRIPSASTVNVPDECELLVDKEACTTKMVMKADKTRECNPN is encoded by the exons ATGATG GCTTCCCTCCGTgtatttgtttgtctgctggGACTGGTTGTCCTGTGCGACTCTTACTGCTTCTTTCAGGGTTTAGAGATCAAAGATCTGAACAACCCTCCAAAAG GGTGTGTGGATATGGAAGGAAAGATGCGTAATTTTGGCTCTGAATGGGTGAAGGACTGCAATGAATGCTCTTGTACGGAGGAGGGTATGAGCTGTTGTAGCCG GATCCCCAGTGCAAGCACCGTCAACGTTCCTGATGAGTGTGAGCTGCTTGTGGATAAGGAGGCTTGCACTACCAAAATGGTGATGAAGGCAGACAAGACAAGAGAGTGCAACCCTAACTGA
- the npy4r gene encoding neuropeptide Y receptor type 4: MSLSGNTSRSSPSTAALPLPFNNTTSPQSLLWENGQSSHESLQEWPGSQNLLLPDLSVLGQDEQCHMSPVLTTFLVVWYSITMVLGLAGNIGLICIIARRREKANVTSIFICNLSFSDILVCVFCLPFTVIYTLMDHWVFGSLLCRLVPFIQCVSVTVSVLSLVFIALERHQLIINPSGWKPSIPQAYIVVVVIWILACFTSSPFLAFQLLTSEPYTNVLLPQSPLYHQASPQDYLNSSPPQPVSQTYKNSSVPQNSYRTLLSYVPNPHNMEACLEHWPSQQHRLAYTTWLLLFQYCGPLTLVLLCYVRVFVRLRHRKEMLDRARTPESQHMTHSRRINIMLVALITAFALCWLPLTIFNVVSDWNQDALPICHHNLLFSLCHLLAMSSTCINPIIYGFLNYNFRQEVREVLLHCRCHPLEEECERFPMSTVHMEMSRTSVPLNCRSNSV; the protein is encoded by the coding sequence ATGTCCTTGAGTGGCAACACGAGCCGGTCTTCTCCGTCGACAGCAGCTCTGCCTCTGCCCTTCAACAACACTACCTCTCCACAATCCCTACTGTGGGAGAATGGACAAAGCAGTCATGAGTCTTTGCAAGAGTGGCCAGGGAGTCAAAACCTGCTCCTCCCAGACCTTTCTGTGCTCGGGCAAGATGAGCAGTGCCACATGTCACCTGTCCTCACGACATTTCTAGTAGTGTGGTACAGCATTACAATGGTGCTGGGGCTGGCGGGGAACATCGGTCTTATCTGCATCATCGCCCGTCGCAGAGAGAAAGCCAACGTCACCAGCATTTTCATCTGCAACCTGTCATTCTCTGACATTCTGGTGTGTGTCTTCTGCCTGCCCTTCACTGTCATATACACCCTTATGGACCATTGGGTGTTTGGGTCACTCTTATGTCGGCTGGTGCCGTTCAtccagtgtgtgtctgtcaccGTGTCAGTGCTGTCTCTGGTGTTCATCGCTCTGGAAAGACATCAGCTCATCATTAACCCCTCCGGGTGGAAACCCAGCATTCCTCAGGCCTACATAGTGGTTGTTGTCATCTGGATTCTGGCGTGCTTCACCTCCTCGCCTTTCTTGGCCTTTCAGCTGCTCACAAGTGAGCCCTACACCAATGTACTCCTGCCCCAGTCTCCCCTCTATCACCAAGCTTCTCCTCAGGATTATCTCAACTCATCTCCACCACAACCTGTCTCCCAAACATACAAAAACTCATCTGTGCCTCAAAATTCATACCGCACTCTACTTTCCTATGTCCCCAACCCTCACAATATGGAGGCATGTCTGGAGCACTGGCCATCCCAGCAGCACAGGCTTGCTTATACTACATGGCTCCTGCTGTTCCAGTACTGTGGGCCTCTGACGCTTGTCCTGCTCTGTTATGTTAGAGTGTTTGTCCGCCTGCGCCATCGTAAAGAAATGCTTGACCGTGCCAGAACCCCAGAGAGCCAGCACATGACCCACAGCCGCCGAATCAACATCATGCTGGTTGCCCTGATAACAGCCTTTGCTCTTTGCTGGCTGCCACTCACCATCTTCAACGTGGTATCAGACTGGAACCAGGACGCTCTGCCCATTTGCCACCACAACCTGCTGTTCTCCCTCTGCCACCTGCTGGCCATGTCCTCCACCTGCATTAACCCCATCATCTACGGATTCCTCAACTACAACTTCCggcaggaggtcagagaggtgCTCCTGCACTGCCGCTGCCACCCTCTCGAAGAAGAGTGTGAGCGTTTCCCCATGTCAACTGTGCACATGGAAATGTCCCGCACCTCTGTGCCTCTCAACTGCAGGAGCAACTCTGTTTGA